In a single window of the Pandoraea pulmonicola genome:
- a CDS encoding GNAT family N-acetyltransferase, which translates to MILTGPEVAHSLELVEAQHLAQQVATFRSVTKRKDVCALNVCGGIAALTDSAFGRKLNHVTGLGMGAAVSHEAIARLEAEYGARGLDVEIDVCPHAVPSTLAVLSERGYVTNAFSNTYVRELADDDVEVSPPTGIEIVSGGSVSESTFVSHSVAAFEAQAKPRPRALLEALAVIAAARTDTTCFAATLDGHIAGTAGMSVMASPMGKIAHLHIASTHAAYRGRGIQFVLIRARLSAAREAGCTLASITARAQNVSARNTERAGFRLAYTKATLMKPLLKPTDAK; encoded by the coding sequence ATGATTCTCACCGGACCGGAAGTCGCCCATTCACTGGAACTTGTCGAGGCGCAGCATTTGGCGCAACAGGTGGCAACGTTCCGCAGCGTCACGAAGCGAAAGGACGTTTGCGCATTGAACGTCTGCGGCGGGATCGCCGCATTGACAGACAGTGCCTTTGGACGAAAGCTGAATCACGTGACGGGACTCGGCATGGGTGCCGCCGTAAGCCATGAGGCGATCGCGCGACTCGAAGCGGAATACGGCGCACGAGGCCTCGATGTCGAAATCGATGTATGCCCTCATGCGGTCCCCTCGACGCTTGCCGTTTTATCGGAGCGCGGATATGTGACCAACGCGTTCAGCAATACTTATGTCCGGGAGCTGGCAGACGATGACGTCGAAGTTTCGCCCCCAACCGGAATTGAAATCGTGAGCGGCGGATCCGTCTCGGAGAGCACGTTTGTGTCGCATTCCGTGGCTGCATTCGAAGCGCAAGCCAAGCCTCGACCGCGAGCGTTGCTCGAGGCGCTCGCCGTCATCGCAGCAGCACGCACGGATACGACGTGCTTTGCCGCAACACTCGACGGACACATCGCAGGGACTGCGGGTATGAGCGTGATGGCGAGTCCAATGGGAAAGATCGCGCATCTCCACATTGCGAGCACGCACGCTGCCTATCGTGGTCGAGGCATTCAATTTGTGCTGATTCGTGCGAGGTTGTCAGCAGCTCGGGAGGCGGGATGCACCTTGGCAAGCATCACCGCACGGGCGCAAAACGTCAGCGCCCGGAACACGGAGCGGGCGGGATTCAGACTCGCCTACACAAAGGCAACGCTGATGAAACCCTTGCTCAAACCGACCGACGCGAAGTGA
- a CDS encoding addiction module antidote protein, giving the protein MSRGPTEVGRKNGSQTPASWRSLQGCQTSTAQAKDIKRAKKLTDELEDGEMKLSELKAFDAAEVLKDDETIRHYLSFAFEGGDSREIQQALSTVVRARGMSALARESRVGRRS; this is encoded by the coding sequence GTGAGCCGCGGCCCGACAGAGGTTGGCCGGAAAAACGGAAGCCAAACGCCCGCTTCTTGGCGTTCTTTGCAGGGATGCCAGACAAGCACGGCGCAAGCCAAAGACATCAAGCGTGCGAAGAAGTTGACCGACGAGCTGGAGGACGGAGAAATGAAACTGAGTGAATTGAAAGCGTTTGACGCCGCAGAGGTGCTCAAGGACGACGAGACAATTCGACATTATCTGTCGTTCGCGTTTGAAGGCGGAGACTCGCGTGAAATTCAGCAAGCCCTGAGCACGGTCGTCCGTGCGCGGGGAATGAGCGCGTTAGCCCGAGAATCGAGAGTCGGGCGTCGCTCGTGA
- a CDS encoding chromate transporter: MTQPATPSPTDESATLAKCAPSSLLAYLVGGWVDRHEQSPWVRAVRAGLAPITVGLLAASSAVLAREVDINAARGLVTLAAVFIALRTRWNPLWLIAGGSLLGLTGWLL; the protein is encoded by the coding sequence GTGACGCAACCCGCCACACCCAGTCCAACTGACGAAAGCGCCACCCTCGCCAAATGCGCCCCGAGTTCGCTCCTCGCCTATCTCGTGGGCGGATGGGTCGATCGCCACGAGCAATCGCCATGGGTGCGTGCGGTGCGCGCCGGCCTGGCCCCCATCACGGTCGGCCTGCTGGCCGCGAGTAGTGCCGTGCTTGCACGCGAGGTAGACATCAACGCTGCTCGGGGGCTCGTCACGCTCGCTGCCGTCTTCATCGCGCTGCGCACCCGCTGGAACCCGCTCTGGCTCATCGCCGGTGGCAGCCTCCTGGGGCTCACCGGCTGGCTGCTGTAA
- the egtB gene encoding ergothioneine biosynthesis protein EgtB, protein MGAPFAAPPGEARRAQTLPERYNVVRAASTAFARGLSDADATVQSMPDASPIKWHLAHTTWFFETFLLTEWSARSGKRYRPYDPRFAYLFNSYYEAAGPRHPRPQRGLLTRPTLDEVLQYRSHVDAAMHETLLHADLPRDVVDLITLGLNHEEQHQELMHTDLLHLFAQNPLRPAHRSPSVPMHDAGLLQWIAHDGGQHRIGYSGEAFAFDCETPAHDILLRPFAIASRVVTNGEWRSFIEDGGYRMAGLWLSDGWATVQREGWGHPLYWELHDDEWQSMTLAGMRPVDDNAPVQHVSYFEADAFARWAGKRLPTEQEWEVAATAAMAAMNTANGSASSSNPPMRQCFGPVWQWTASPYVAYPGFRTAAGAVGEYNGKFMCGQFVLRGGSLATPPGHARTTYRNFFYPHQRWQFCGLRLAEDR, encoded by the coding sequence TTGGGCGCCCCCTTCGCCGCACCTCCCGGCGAAGCGCGCCGCGCCCAGACGCTGCCCGAACGCTACAATGTCGTGCGAGCTGCATCGACCGCCTTCGCACGCGGCCTGTCGGACGCCGACGCCACCGTGCAGTCGATGCCCGACGCCAGCCCCATCAAGTGGCATCTCGCGCACACCACGTGGTTTTTCGAGACGTTTCTGCTGACCGAATGGAGCGCGCGCTCGGGCAAGCGCTACCGTCCCTACGATCCGCGTTTCGCCTATCTCTTCAATTCGTACTACGAAGCGGCCGGCCCGCGCCACCCACGTCCGCAGCGCGGTTTGCTCACCCGTCCCACGCTCGACGAGGTGTTGCAATACCGCAGCCACGTCGACGCCGCCATGCACGAAACACTGCTGCACGCCGATCTGCCGCGCGATGTCGTCGATCTCATCACGCTCGGCCTCAATCACGAGGAACAGCACCAGGAATTGATGCACACCGACTTGCTGCATCTCTTCGCGCAGAATCCGCTGCGTCCCGCACATCGCTCCCCTTCCGTCCCCATGCACGACGCGGGCCTCTTGCAATGGATCGCCCATGACGGCGGTCAACATCGCATCGGGTATTCCGGCGAGGCCTTCGCGTTCGATTGCGAGACACCTGCACATGACATCCTGCTGCGCCCGTTCGCGATCGCATCACGCGTGGTGACGAACGGCGAATGGCGCTCGTTCATCGAGGACGGCGGCTACCGCATGGCAGGCCTCTGGCTTTCCGACGGTTGGGCAACGGTGCAGCGCGAAGGTTGGGGACATCCCCTCTACTGGGAACTGCACGACGACGAATGGCAGTCGATGACGCTCGCGGGCATGCGACCGGTAGACGACAACGCCCCCGTGCAGCACGTGAGCTATTTCGAGGCCGACGCCTTTGCACGCTGGGCAGGCAAACGTCTGCCGACGGAACAGGAATGGGAGGTGGCAGCCACGGCGGCCATGGCTGCCATGAACACCGCGAACGGCTCGGCGTCGTCATCGAACCCACCGATGCGGCAGTGCTTCGGCCCGGTATGGCAATGGACGGCCAGTCCGTACGTCGCCTACCCGGGATTCCGGACCGCAGCGGGGGCCGTCGGCGAATACAACGGTAAATTCATGTGCGGCCAGTTCGTGCTGCGCGGCGGCTCGCTCGCCACGCCACCCGGCCATGCACGCACCACATATCGCAACTTCTTCTACCCGCATCAGCGCTGGCAATTCTGCGGCCTGAGGCTCGCGGAGGACCGCTGA
- the egtD gene encoding L-histidine N(alpha)-methyltransferase: MSQATQATAFVCPSLPANAFATDVLAGLGHTPKSLPSVWLYDRRGSELFETITGLDEYYQTRTETALLAQCAAAIADVVGPDAVVVEFGSGSSRKTPLLLDALITPRAYVPVDIADDFLDDAVAALARRCPGIPILPVRADFTRPFHLPPQLQDTAGAQTPGQGPRLGFFPGSTIGNFAPGQAAAFLAHVAKMLGPRRRMVVGVDACKDPAVLLPAYDDARGVTAEFDLNVLARINRELDGDLPLDAFRHEARFNANASRIEMHLVAQRPFQATVLGRRFDFAAGESIHTENSYKYGQTEFRALARSAGWDVERVWLDARERFAVYLLRPAATANTL; encoded by the coding sequence ATGTCGCAAGCCACCCAAGCCACGGCGTTCGTTTGTCCGTCACTGCCCGCGAACGCCTTCGCCACCGATGTGCTCGCCGGGCTCGGTCATACGCCCAAGTCGCTGCCGAGCGTCTGGCTCTACGACCGGCGCGGCAGCGAACTCTTCGAAACCATCACCGGCCTGGACGAGTACTACCAGACCCGCACCGAAACCGCGTTGCTCGCCCAGTGCGCCGCGGCCATCGCCGACGTCGTCGGACCGGACGCCGTCGTCGTCGAGTTCGGCAGCGGCTCGAGCCGTAAGACACCGCTGCTGCTCGACGCGCTCATCACGCCCCGCGCCTACGTGCCGGTGGACATCGCGGACGATTTTCTCGACGACGCCGTCGCCGCCCTGGCCCGCCGCTGCCCCGGCATTCCGATACTGCCCGTGCGCGCCGACTTCACCCGACCGTTCCATCTGCCGCCCCAGTTGCAGGACACCGCGGGTGCTCAAACGCCAGGCCAGGGGCCCCGTCTGGGCTTCTTTCCCGGATCGACGATCGGCAACTTCGCCCCGGGACAGGCGGCCGCCTTCCTTGCCCACGTGGCCAAGATGCTCGGCCCGCGGCGCCGGATGGTCGTGGGTGTCGACGCCTGCAAGGATCCGGCCGTCCTTCTGCCCGCCTACGACGACGCGCGCGGCGTGACCGCCGAATTCGACCTGAACGTGCTCGCCCGCATCAACCGCGAACTCGACGGCGACCTGCCGCTCGACGCCTTCCGCCACGAAGCGCGCTTCAACGCGAACGCAAGCCGCATCGAGATGCATCTCGTGGCACAGCGTCCGTTCCAGGCCACGGTGCTTGGCCGCCGCTTCGACTTCGCGGCCGGCGAGTCCATCCACACGGAGAACTCCTACAAGTACGGTCAGACCGAGTTCCGCGCGCTGGCCCGCTCCGCCGGCTGGGACGTGGAGCGGGTCTGGCTGGACGCCCGCGAGCGCTTCGCCGTGTACCTGCTGCGTCCCGCGGCAACGGCCAACACCCTCTGA
- a CDS encoding DUF4088 family protein, with the protein MSRIALTLSDAALADLKKDFDAFVRISAAVDRHFTPPPFDDFLRARLLDSTVPLTEAAVAQLLAGGHYAWAKRTFDKQFPDVVSIILNQARQHGFYFVSRPEWTREDMSRQASRWAEGIVREAKGEERIVESLAGQIVSSVQDLRTLEATLQTPAWRTASVLRERVFDAKRAVETARALLARERLGELRALLDLAVIYGSVGSQEAEQILDYLRVLRPELFNDDPSVLERLAAWLRRLLTPARPRAELPPAPSSSAAPDIQRQPADPLQSPLTR; encoded by the coding sequence ATGAGCCGTATTGCCCTCACCCTGTCCGACGCCGCCCTCGCCGATCTCAAGAAGGATTTCGACGCCTTCGTGCGCATCTCCGCCGCCGTCGATCGTCACTTCACGCCCCCGCCCTTCGACGACTTCCTGCGCGCCCGCCTGCTCGACAGCACCGTCCCGCTGACCGAGGCCGCCGTCGCGCAATTACTCGCGGGCGGCCACTACGCGTGGGCGAAGCGCACCTTCGACAAGCAGTTCCCGGACGTCGTCTCGATCATCCTCAACCAGGCACGCCAGCACGGTTTCTATTTCGTCTCCCGCCCCGAATGGACGCGCGAAGACATGTCCCGTCAGGCCAGCCGCTGGGCCGAAGGCATCGTGCGCGAAGCGAAGGGAGAGGAGCGCATCGTGGAATCGCTCGCGGGACAGATCGTGAGCTCCGTGCAGGATTTGCGCACGCTCGAAGCCACGCTGCAGACGCCCGCGTGGCGCACGGCCTCGGTGCTGCGCGAGCGCGTATTCGACGCCAAGCGCGCCGTGGAAACCGCCCGCGCGCTGCTCGCGCGGGAAAGACTCGGCGAGTTGCGCGCACTGCTCGACCTCGCCGTGATCTATGGCTCGGTCGGTAGTCAGGAAGCCGAACAGATTCTCGACTACCTGCGCGTGCTGCGTCCGGAACTGTTCAACGACGACCCGAGCGTGCTCGAACGCCTGGCCGCCTGGCTGCGCCGCCTGCTCACACCGGCGCGCCCCCGTGCCGAGCTGCCGCCGGCGCCATCGTCATCGGCCGCGCCCGACATCCAGCGTCAGCCCGCCGACCCGTTGCAATCGCCGCTCACGCGATAA
- a CDS encoding DMT family transporter — MTTHLAYLAALGAALCWACSGMIAITPVRQAGSFPFNYARMLLVFAMLLVALAVLRGWPSLTLEQWLRLTASGLIGILVGDTILYTSLGRLGPRRNSIVFATNAPMTAMLGYFWLGEALGWQAVAGVALVTAGVAMAIAFGGRREDAHHWESVRGDVRMGVAIGLTAALCHSIGTLIAKPVMAAGVDPVGASAVRVGVSALGLTIIAARRGRAIFSAFTPSTLALTAVSGFVGVALGMTLLLYGMGHGNTGVIATLSATTPVMVLPLLWIRTRQRPVAGAWWGALIASAGVALIFNR, encoded by the coding sequence ATGACAACCCATCTCGCCTACCTCGCCGCGCTCGGTGCCGCCCTCTGCTGGGCCTGCAGCGGCATGATCGCCATCACGCCTGTGCGTCAGGCCGGCTCCTTCCCGTTCAACTATGCCCGCATGCTGCTGGTCTTCGCGATGCTCCTCGTGGCGCTCGCGGTGCTGCGCGGCTGGCCGTCGCTCACGCTGGAGCAGTGGCTGCGACTCACGGCGTCAGGGCTGATCGGCATTCTGGTGGGCGACACGATTCTCTACACGTCGCTCGGCCGGCTCGGACCCCGACGCAATTCCATCGTCTTTGCGACGAATGCGCCGATGACGGCCATGCTCGGCTACTTCTGGCTCGGCGAGGCGCTGGGCTGGCAAGCCGTGGCGGGCGTGGCGCTGGTGACGGCGGGTGTCGCGATGGCGATCGCGTTCGGCGGTCGCCGTGAGGATGCGCATCACTGGGAGTCGGTGCGCGGCGATGTACGCATGGGCGTCGCCATCGGCCTGACGGCGGCGTTGTGTCATTCGATCGGCACATTGATCGCCAAGCCCGTCATGGCGGCGGGCGTCGATCCGGTGGGCGCGTCGGCGGTGCGCGTGGGCGTGTCGGCGCTCGGACTGACGATCATCGCGGCGCGTCGCGGGCGCGCCATTTTCTCGGCGTTCACGCCGAGTACGCTGGCGCTGACGGCGGTGTCAGGCTTCGTCGGCGTGGCGCTTGGCATGACGCTGCTGCTCTACGGCATGGGCCACGGCAACACGGGCGTCATCGCGACGCTGTCGGCGACCACGCCCGTCATGGTGCTGCCGCTGCTGTGGATTCGTACGCGTCAGCGTCCGGTGGCCGGCGCCTGGTGGGGGGCGCTGATCGCCAGTGCCGGCGTGGCGCTGATCTTCAATCGGTGA